Proteins co-encoded in one Nicotiana sylvestris chromosome 7, ASM39365v2, whole genome shotgun sequence genomic window:
- the LOC104238704 gene encoding pentatricopeptide repeat-containing protein At4g18520, chloroplastic — protein MFSSAVCLPTTILQIHPSYSSNNTNRLKTHKCKSYTHDKKLPCYSAQYDISANTESPLGGSRDSEIVTQLEMCYDETSSSSDASVNNFVADSSLLGRLLQSSSSVKEVKILHAIILKCMRSSTIFIENNLISVLVKLGRLDDARKVFDHMLERNVVSWTAMLNGYIRFGLDNEAMDFFGEFVRRGLQWNSKTYVCVLSMAGRSCDFELGKQVHAGIIKGGYSNLILDSSVVFFYAQCGDLEGAFRVFDVIRRPDVVCWTTMITACSQHGRGKEALLMFLQLFSDGFDANEFTVCSILNACGEERELMFGKQLHAAIIKNRFRMDVFIGTSLVDMYAKCSEIDDARTVFDGMGKRNTVTWTSIIAGYARNGHAEEAIRLFRIMKRRKIFANNLTMVSILRACGLLRALPTGKEVHGQIIKSDLQDNIYLGSALVWLYCKCSENSAAHKVLQDMPIRDVVSWTAMISGCAHVGHEYEALEYLKEMLGEGVSPNPFTYSSALKACAKLEDIERGKLIHSSISKTPALSNVFVGSALINMYAKCGHIPEAIQIFDNMPERNLVSWKAMIVAYAKNGFCGEALKLMYRMQGEGIEVDDYTLATVLTARGEFKENIKSKSKYFMSPK, from the coding sequence ATGTTTTCTTCTGCAGTTTGTTTGCCAACAACAATTCTTCAAATTCACCCATCTTACTCTTCAAATAACACAAACCGCCTCAAAACCCACAAATGTAAAAGCTATACTCATGACAAAAAACTCCCTTGTTACTCAGCTCAGTATGATATTTCTGCAAATACAGAAAGCCCATTGGGCGGCTCTAGAGACTCCGAAATAGTTACTCAATTGGAAATGTGTTATGATGAAACTTCTTCCAGTTCTGATGCTTCAGTGAATAATTTTGTAGCTGACTCCAGTTTGCTTGGCCGTTTGCTTCAATCTAGTTCTAGTGTAAAAGAAGTTAAAATACTGCACGCTATAATTTTAAAGTGCATGAGAAGTAGTACTATATTCATTGAAAATAATTTGATTAGTGTGTTGGTGAAGTTGGGGAGATTGGATGATGCTCGTAAGGTGTTCGACCATATGCTTGAGAGAAATGTGGTTTCTTGGACTGCTATGCTTAATGGGTATATAAGATTTGGGTTAGATAATGAAGCTATGGATTTTTTTGGTGAATTTGTACGACGTGGTTTGCAGTGGAATTCCAAGACCTATGTGTGCGTGTTAAGCATGGCTGGGAGGAGCTGTGATTTTGAGCTAGGGAAGCAAGTGCATGCTGGTATTATAAAGGGTGGATATAGTAATTTGATTTTGGATAGTTCTGTTGTGTTTTTTTACGCGCAATGTGGGGATTTAGAAGGCGCTTTCCGCGTATTTGACGTGATAAGAAGGCCTGATGTAGTTTGTTGGACAACTATGATTACTGCTTGTTCACAACATGGGAGAGGAAAGGAAGCTTTACTCATGTTTTTGCAGTTGTTCTCTGATGGGTTTGATGCCAATGAATTTACTGTCTGCAGTATTTTGAATGCGTGTGGGGAGGAGAGGGAATTGATGTTCGGGAAGCAACTACATGCGGCGATTATTAAGAATAGATTTAGAATGGATGTCTTCATAGGCACTTCATTGGTAGATATGTATGCAAAGTGCAGTGAGATAGACGATGCTAGGACAGTGTTTGATGGGATGGGGAAAAGGAACACGGTGACGTGGACGTCTATTATCGCAGGATATGCTCGTAATGGTCATGCGGAAGAGGCCATAAGACTCTTCCGGATAATGAAAAGGCGAAAGATTTTTGCTAATAACTTGACTATGGTAAGCATCCTTCGAGCATGTGGCTTACTTAGAGCGTTACCAACTGGAAAGGAAGTGCACGGACAAATTATCAAGAGTGATCTCCAAGATAATATTTATTTAGGAAGTGCTTTAGTGTGGCTTTATTGCAAATGCAGTGAAAATTCAGCAGCACATAAGGTCCTTCAAGACATGCCTATTAGAGATGTAGTTTCGTGGACTGCTATGATTTCCGGTTGTGCTCATGTAGGCCATGAGTATGAGGCTCTCGAATACTTGAAGGAGATGCTAGGTGAAGGCGTGTCCCCCAATCCATTTACGTATTCATCAGCCCTGAAAGCATGTGCAAAGCTGGAAGATATTGAGAGAGGGAAGCTGATCCATTCCTCCATAAGCAAGACACCTGCTCTGTCCAATGTGTTTGTGGGCAGTGCATTGATCAATATGTATGCAAAATGTGGACATATTCCTGAGGCAATTCAAATATTTGATAACATGCCTGAGAGGAACTTAGTTTCTTGGAAGGCAATGATTGTTGCTTATGCTAAAAACGGATTCTGTGGAGAGGCATTGAAGCTCATGTATCGCATGCAAGGAGAGGGTATTGAGGTGGATGATTATACCCTTGCGACTGTCCTCACAGCGCGTGGAGAATTTAAGGAAAATATCAAGTCCAAATCGAAGTATTTCATGAGCCCAAAATAG